One Oscillatoria salina IIICB1 genomic window carries:
- a CDS encoding Uma2 family endonuclease, with translation MTKNIDKITLPPPFPDHTQLPESDGTFVKNFQEHPQSIILTDSLGSVLENLHPDGQYAIGQDCGIYWRETEPPERGAEAPDWFYVPNVPPLLEGQIRRSYVIWREHIAPLIALEFASGDGSEERDRTPVSRVTEQGERTKPGKFWVYEQILRIPYYGIYEIRSGNLEVYTLVSGFYQRIEPNARGHYPIPPLGVELGLWRGNYQNQNQRWLRWWDAQGNLLLTGSEQATLERERANRLEQTQREAIPKLLAMGLSVEQVAEALNLSVEDVRSES, from the coding sequence ATGACTAAAAACATAGACAAAATTACTCTACCACCACCTTTTCCCGACCATACTCAATTACCAGAGTCGGATGGTACTTTTGTGAAAAATTTCCAGGAGCATCCCCAAAGTATTATTTTAACTGATTCCCTCGGATCGGTTTTGGAAAATTTACATCCCGATGGACAATATGCGATCGGACAAGATTGTGGCATTTATTGGCGCGAAACTGAGCCTCCAGAGCGAGGTGCAGAGGCTCCTGACTGGTTCTACGTTCCTAACGTTCCACCCTTGTTAGAGGGGCAAATTCGGCGTTCATACGTGATTTGGCGGGAGCATATTGCGCCGCTAATTGCGTTAGAATTTGCTAGTGGGGATGGTTCGGAGGAGCGCGATCGCACTCCGGTTTCTCGTGTCACTGAGCAGGGAGAAAGAACGAAACCTGGTAAGTTTTGGGTTTATGAACAAATTCTTCGTATTCCTTATTACGGAATCTACGAAATTAGAAGCGGTAATCTCGAAGTTTACACTCTAGTTAGTGGATTTTATCAACGCATAGAACCAAACGCAAGAGGACATTATCCTATTCCACCTTTGGGTGTAGAATTGGGTTTATGGCGAGGGAATTATCAAAACCAAAATCAACGTTGGTTGCGTTGGTGGGATGCACAAGGTAATCTGTTGCTAACTGGTTCTGAACAGGCTACATTGGAACGAGAACGTGCTAATCGTTTAGAACAGACGCAAAGAGAAGCAATTCCGAAGTTATTAGCGATGGGGTTGAGTGTGGAACAAGTTGCAGAAGCTCTTAATTTGAGTGTGGAAGATGTGAGAAGTGAGAGTTAG